From one Astatotilapia calliptera chromosome 10, fAstCal1.2, whole genome shotgun sequence genomic stretch:
- the LOC113030113 gene encoding LOW QUALITY PROTEIN: trichohyalin-like (The sequence of the model RefSeq protein was modified relative to this genomic sequence to represent the inferred CDS: deleted 1 base in 1 codon) has translation MKEMKTDIAKERELLLKERRNMEEERSEMEMRGDQVMDEMKLLEILKVKLQQLKEDIKAKMERLLQNVDNRSRLQTVLEEKLPTQDELKESIRCFTEMLEREKEGVRSILSEMVTKRECTENEWKQQFELDKRELDKVKEDLRHDREDLERESEVLNKEKMDLKVLMSDIKKQFEILEEKKQNIKEERDSMETIKLELLDKMEHVNRLLHETNDEKAKIKNCILQVQMEKERLEDILSKIFLTHNEEKVKEDDLRIQTKEVEIMKKELQSERAKVESLMRNLKKKQEELERAKEIMSEEKEEMKEMKTDIAKERELLLKERRNMEEERSEMEMRGDQVMDEMKLLEILKVKLQQLKEDIKAKMERLLQNVDNRSRLQTVLEEKLPTQDELKESIRCFTEMLEREKEGVRSILSDMVTKRECTENEWKKQFELDKRELDKVKEDLRHDREDLERESEVLNKEKMDLKVLMSDIMKQFEILEEKKQNIKEERDSMETIKLELLNKMEHVNRLLHETNDEKAKIKNCILQVQTEKERLEDILSKIFLTHNEEKVKEDGLRRQTKEVEIMKKELQSERAKVESLMRNLKKKQEELERAKGIMSEEKEEMKEMKTDIAKERELLLKERRNMEEERSEMEMRGDQVMDEMKLLEILKVKLQQLKEDIKAKMERLLQNVDNRSRLQTVLEEKLPTQDELKESIRCFTEMLEREKEGVRSILSEMVTKRECTENEWKQQFELDKRELDKVKEDLRHDREDLERESEVLNKEKMDLKVLMSDIKKQFEILEEKKQNIKEERDSMETIKLELLNKMEHVNRLLHETNDEKAKIKNCILQVQTEKERLEDILSKIFLTHNEEKVKEDDLRRQTKEVEIMKKELQSERAKVESLMRNLKKKQEELERAKGIMSEEKEEMKEMKTDIAKERELLLKERRNMEEERSEMEMRGDQVMDEMKLLEILKVKLQQLKEDIKAKMERLLQNVDNRSRLQTVLEEKLPTQDELKESIRCFTEMLEREKEGVRSILSEMVTKRECTENEWKQQFELDKRELDKVKEDLRHDREDLERESEVLNKEKMDLKVLMSDIKKQFEILEEKKQNIKEERDSMETIKLELLNKMEHVNRLLHETNDEKAKIKNCILQVQTEKERLEDILSKIFLTHNEEKVKEDDLRRQTKEVEIMKKELQSERAKVESLMRNLKKKQEELERAKGIMSEEKEEMKEMKTDIAKERELLLKERRNMEEERSEMEMRGDQVMDEMKLLEILKVKLQQLKEDIKAKMERLLQNVDNRSRLQTVLEEKLPTQDELKESIRCFTEMLEREKEGVRSILSEMVTKRECTENEWKQQFELDKRELDKVKEDLRHDREDLERESEVLNKEKMDLKVLMSDIKKQFEILEEKKQNIKEERDSMETIKLELLNKMEHVNRLLHETNDEKAKIKNCILQVQTEKERLEDILSKIFLTHNEEKVKEDDLRSQTKEVEIMKKELQSERAKVESLMRNLKKKQEELGRAKGIMSEEKEEMKEMKTDIAKERELLLKERRNMEEERSEMEMRGDQVMDEMKLLEILKVKLQQLKEDIKAKMERLLQNVDNRSRLQTVLEEKLPTQDELKESIRCFTEMLEREKEGVRSILSDMVTKRECTENEWKKQFELDKRELDKVKEDLKHDREDLERESEVLNKEKMDLKVLMSDIKKQFEILEEKKQNIKEERDSMETIKLELLNKMEHVNRLLHETNDEKAKIKNCILQVQTEKERLEDILSKIFLTHNEEKVKEDELRSQTKEVEIMKKELQSERAKVESLMRNLKKKQEELERAKGIMSEEKEEMKEMKTDIAKERELLLKERRNMEEERSEMEMRGDQVMDEMKLLEILKVKLQQLKEDIKAKMERLLQNVDNRSRLQTVLEEKLPTQDELKESIRCFTEMLEREKEGVRSILSEMVTKRESTENEWKQQFELDKRELDEVKENLRHDREDLERESEVLNKEKMDLKVLMSDIKKQFEILEEKKQNIKEERDSMETIKLELLNKMEHVNRLLHETNDEKAKIKNCILQVQTEKERLEDILSKIFLTHNEEKVKEDELRSQTKEVKIMKKELQSERAKVESLMRNLKKKQEELERAKGIMSEEKEEMKEMKTDIAKEQELLLKERRNMEEERSEMEMRGDQVMDEMKLLEILKVKLQQLKEDIKAKMERLLQNVDNRSRLQTVLKEKLPTQDELKESIRCFTEMLEREKEGVRSILSDMVTKRECTENEWKQQFELDKRELDEVKEDLRHDREDLERESEELNREKMDLKVLMSDIKKQFEILEEKKQNIKEERDSMEIIKLELLNKMEHVNRLLHETNEEKAKIKIVSFRFKWKKKDLKTF, from the exons atgaaAGAGATGAAGACTGACATTGCCAAAGAACGAGAACTGTTGTTGAAGGAAAGGAGAAATATGGAAGAAGAGCGGTCTGAGATGGAAATGAGAGGAGACCAAGTCATGGATGAAATGAAATTGCTAGAGATTCTGAAAGTGAAACTTCAACAACTGAAGGAGGATATAAAAGCCAAAATGGAGAGATTACTACAAAATGTTGACAACAGGTCAAGGCTGCAAACAGTGTTGGAAGAAAAACTTCCAACCCAAGACGAACTGAAAGAAAGCATTCGCTGTTTCACTGAAATgttagagagagaaaaggaaggtGTGAGAAGTATCCTTTCAGAAATGGTCACCAAGAGAGAATgcacagaaaatgaatggaagCAGCAGTTTGAACTGGACAAACGAGAGCTTGATAAAGTGAAAGAAGATCTGAGACACGACAGAGAAGATctggagagagaaagtgaggtgctgaataaagagaaaatggatTTGAAGGTGTTGATGTCTGACATCAAGAAACAATTTGAAATAttggaagaaaagaaacaaaatataaaagaagaacGAGACTCAATGGAAACCATAAAGCTTGAACTGCTCGATAAGATGGAACATGTAAACAGGCTGTTACATGAGACAAATGACGAAAAAGCCAAGATTAAAAATTGTATCCTTCAGGttcaaatggaaaaagaaagacttGAAGACATTTTAAGCAAGATTTTCTTAACACATAATGAAGAAAAAGTCAAGGAAGATGACCTCAGAATacaaacaaaagaagtggaaaTCATGAAAAAGGAATTACAGAGTGAAAGAGCAAAAGTGGAGAGTCTGATGAGGAATCTGAAGAAGAAGCAAGAAGAGCTTGAACGTGCAAAGGAAATCAtgagtgaagaaaaagaagagatgaaAGAGATGAAGACTGACATTGCCAAAGAACGAGAACTGTTGTTGAAGGAAAGGAGAAATATGGAAGAAGAGCGGTCTGAGATGGAAATGAGAGGAGACCAAGTCATGGATGAAATGAAATTGCTAGAGATTCTGAAAGTGAAACTTCAACAACTGAAGGAGGATATAAAAGCCAAAATGGAGAGATTACTACAAAATGTTGACAACAGGTCAAGGCTGCAAACAGTGTTGGAAGAAAAACTTCCAACCCAAGACGAACTGAAAGAAAGCATTCGCTGTTTCACTGAAATgttagagagagaaaaggaaggtGTGAGAAGTATCCTTTCAGACATGGTCACCAAGAGAGAATgcacagaaaatgaatggaagAAGCAGTTTGAACTGGACAAACGAGAACTTGATAAAGTGAAAGAAGATCTGAGACATGACAGAGAAGATctggagagagaaagtgaggtgttgaataaagagaaaatggatTTGAAGGTGTTGATGTCTGACATCATGAAACAATTTGAAATAttggaagaaaagaaacaaaatataaaagaagaacGAGACTCAATGGAAACCATAAAGCTTGAACTGCTCAATAAGATGGAACATGTAAACAGGCTGTTACATGAGACAAATGACGAAAAAGCCAAGATTAAAAATTGTATCCTTCAGGTTCAAACGGAAAAAGAAAGACTTGAAGACATTTTAAGCAAGATTTTCTTAACACATAATGAAGAAAAAGTCAAGGAAGATGGCCtcagaagacaaacaaaagaagtggaaaTCATGAAAAAGGAATTACAGAGTGAAAGAGCAAAAGTGGAGAGTCTGATGAGGAATCTGAAGAAGAAGCAAGAAGAGCTTGAACGTGCAAAGGGAATCAtgagtgaagaaaaagaagagatgaaAGAGATGAAGACTGACATTGCCAAAGAACGAGAACTGTTGTtgaaagaaaggagaaatatGGAAGAAGAGCGGTCTGAGATGGAAATGAGAGGAGACCAAGTCATGGATGAAATGAAATTGCTAGAGATTCTGAAAGTGAAACTTCAACAACTGAAGGAGGATATAAAAGCCAAAATGGAGAGATTACTACAAAATGTTGACAACAGGTCAAGGCTGCAAACAGTGTTGGAAGAAAAACTTCCAACCCAAGACGAACTGAAAGAAAGCATTCGCTGTTTCACTGAAATgttagagagagaaaaggaaggtGTGAGAAGTATCCTTTCAGAAATGGTCACCAAGAGAGAATgcacagaaaatgaatggaagCAGCAGTTTGAACTGGACAAACGAGAGCTTGATAAAGTGAAAGAAGATCTGAGACACGACAGAGAAGATctggagagagaaagtgaggtgctgaataaagagaaaatggatTTGAAGGTGTTGATGTCTGACATCAAGAAACAATTTGAAATAttggaagaaaagaaacaaaatataaaagaagaacGAGACTCAATGGAAACCATAAAGCTTGAACTGCTCAATAAGATGGAACATGTAAACAGGCTGTTACATGAGACAAATGACGAAAAAGCCAAGATTAAAAATTGTATCCTTCAGGTTCAAACGGAAAAAGAAAGACTTGAAGACATTTTAAGCAAGATTTTCTTAACACATAATGAAGAAAAAGTCAAGGAAGATGACCtcagaagacaaacaaaagaagtggaaaTCATGAAAAAGGAATTACAGAGTGAAAGAGCAAAAGTGGAGAGTCTGATGAGGAATCTGAAGAAGAAGCAAGAAGAGCTTGAACGTGCAAAGGGAATCAtgagtgaagaaaaagaagagatgaaAGAGATGAAGACTGACATTGCCAAAGAACGAGAACTGTTGTTGAAGGAAAGGAGAAATATGGAAGAAGAGCGGTCTGAGATGGAAATGAGAGGAGACCAAGTCATGGATGAAATGAAATTGCTAGAGATTCTGAAAGTGAAACTTCAACAACTGAAGGAGGATATAAAAGCCAAAATGGAGAGATTACTACAAAATGTTGACAACAGGTCAAGGCTGCAAACAGTGTTGGAAGAAAAACTTCCAACCCAAGACGAACTGAAAGAAAGCATTCGCTGTTTCACTGAAATgttagagagagaaaaggaaggtGTGAGAAGTATCCTTTCAGAAATGGTCACCAAGAGAGAATgcacagaaaatgaatggaagCAGCAGTTTGAACTGGACAAACGAGAGCTTGATAAAGTGAAAGAAGATCTGAGACACGACAGAGAAGATctggagagagaaagtgaggtgctgaataaagagaaaatggatTTGAAGGTGTTGATGTCTGACATCAAGAAACAATTTGAAATAttggaagaaaagaaacaaaatataaaagaagaacGAGACTCAATGGAAACCATAAAGCTTGAACTGCTCAATAAGATGGAACATGTAAACAGGCTGTTACATGAGACAAATGACGAAAAAGCCAAGATTAAAAATTGTATCCTTCAGGTTCAAACGGAAAAAGAAAGACTTGAAGACATTTTAAGCAAGATTTTCTTAACACATAATGAAGAAAAAGTCAAGGAAGATGACCtcagaagacaaacaaaagaagtggaaaTCATGAAAAAGGAATTACAGAGTGAAAGAGCAAAAGTGGAGAGTCTGATGAGGAATCTGAAGAAGAAGCAAGAAGAGCTTGAACGTGCAAAGGGAATCAtgagtgaagaaaaagaagagatgaaAGAGATGAAGACTGACATTGCCAAAGAACGAGAACTGTTGTTGAAGGAAAGGAGAAATATGGAAGAAGAGCGGTCTGAGATGGAAATGAGAGGAGACCAAGTCATGGATGAAATGAAATTGCTAGAGATTCTGAAAGTGAAACTTCAACAACTGAAGGAGGATATAAAAGCCAAAATGGAGAGATTACTACAAAATGTTGACAACAGGTCAAGGCTGCAAACAGTGTTGGAAGAAAAACTTCCAACCCAAGACGAACTGAAAGAAAGCATTCGCTGTTTCACTGAAATgttagagagagaaaaggaaggtGTGAGAAGTATCCTTTCAGAAATGGTCACCAAGAGAGAATgcacagaaaatgaatggaagCAGCAGTTTGAACTGGACAAACGAGAGCTTGATAAAGTGAAAGAAGATCTGAGACACGACAGAGAAGATctggagagagaaagtgaggtgctgaataaagagaaaatggatTTGAAGGTGTTGATGTCTGACATCAAGAAACAATTTGAAATAttggaagaaaagaaacaaaatataaaagaagaacGAGACTCAATGGAAACCATAAAGCTTGAACTGCTCAATAAGATGGAACATGTAAACAGGCTGTTACATGAGACAAATGACGAAAAAGCCAAGATTAAAAATTGTATCCTTCAGGTTCAAACGGAAAAAGAAAGACTTGAAGACATTTTAAGCAAGATTTTCTTAACACATAATGAAGAAAAAGTCAAGGAAGATGACCTCAGAAGTCaaacaaaagaagtggaaaTCATGAAAAAGGAATTACAGAGTGAAAGAGCAAAAGTGGAGAGTCTGATGAGGAATCTGAAGAAGAAGCAAGAAGAGCTTGGGCGTGCAAAGGGAATCAtgagtgaagaaaaagaagagatgaaAGAGATGAAGACTGACATTGCCAAAGAACGAGAACTGTTGTTGAAGGAAAGGAGAAATATGGAAGAAGAGCGGTCTGAGATGGAAATGAGAGGAGACCAAGTCATGGATGAAATGAAATTGCTAGAGATTCTGAAAGTGAAACTTCAACAACTGAAGGAGGATATAAAAGCCAAAATGGAGAGATTACTACAAAATGTTGACAACAGGTCAAGGCTGCAAACAGTGTTGGAAGAAAAACTTCCAACCCAAGACGAACTGAAAGAAAGCATTCGCTGTTTCACTGAAATgttagagagagaaaaggaaggtGTGAGAAGTATCCTTTCAGACATGGTCACCAAGAGAGAATgcacagaaaatgaatggaagAAGCAGTTTGAACTGGACAAACGAGAACTTGATAAAGTGAAAGAAGATCTAAAACATGACAGAGAAGATctggagagagaaagtgaggtgttgaataaagagaaaatggatTTGAAGGTGTTGATGTCTGACATCAAGAAACAATTTGAAATAttggaagaaaagaaacaaaatataaaagaagaacGAGACTCAATGGAAACCATAAAGCTTGAACTGCTCAATAAGATGGAACATGTAAACAGGCTGTTACATGAGACAAATGACGAAAAAGCCAAGATTAAAAATTGTATCCTTCAGGTTCAAACGGAAAAAGAAAGACTTGAAGACATTTTAAGCAAGATTTTCTTAACACATAATGAAGAAAAAGTCAAGGAAGATGAACTCAGAAGTCaaacaaaagaagtggaaaTCATGAAAAAGGAATTACAGAGTGAAAGAGCAAAAGTGGAGAGTCTGATGAGGAATCTGAAGAAGAAGCAAGAAGAGCTTGAACGTGCAAAGGGAATCAtgagtgaagaaaaagaagagatgaaAGAGATGAAGACTGACATTGCCAAAGAACGAGAACTGTTGTTGAAGGAAAGGAGAAATATGGAAGAAGAGCGGTCTGAGATGGAAATGAGAGGAGACCAAGTCATGGATGAAATGAAATTGCTAGAGATTCTGAAAGTGAAACTTCAACAACTGAAGGAGGATATAAAAGCCAAAATGGAGAGATTACTACAAAATGTTGACAACAGGTCAAGGCTGCAAACAGTGTTGGAAGAAAAACTTCCAACCCAAGACGAACTGAAAGAAAGCATTCGCTGTTTCACTGAAATgttagagagagaaaaggaaggtGTGAGAAGTATCCTTTCAGAAATGGTCACCAAGAGAGAAAgcacagaaaatgaatggaagCAGCAGTTTGAATTGGACAAACGAGAGCTTGATGAAGTGAAAGAAAATCTGAGACACGACAGAGAAGATctggagagagaaagtgaggtgctgaataaagagaaaatggatTTGAAGGTGTTGATGTCTGACATCAAGAAACAATTTGAAATAttggaagaaaagaaacaaaatataaaagaagaacGAGACTCAATGGAAACCATAAAGCTTGAACTGCTCAATAAGATGGAACATGTAAACAGGCTGTTACATGAGACAAATGACGAAAAAGCCAAGATTAAAAATTGTATCCTTCAGGTTCAAACGGAAAAAGAAAGACTTGAAGACATTTTAAGCAAGATTTTCTTAACACATAATGAAGAAAAAGTCAAGGAAGATGAACTCAGAAGTCAAACAAAAGAAGTGAAAATCATGAAAAAGGAATTACAGAGTGAAAGAGCAAAAGTGGAGAGTCTGATGAGGAATCTGAAGAAGAAGCAAGAAGAGCTTGAACGTGCAAAGGGAATCAtgagtgaagaaaaagaagagatgaaAGAGATGAAGACTGACATTGCCAAAGAACAAGAACTGTTGTTGAAGGAAAGGAGAAATATGGAAGAAGAGCGGTCTGAGATGGAAATGAGAGGAGACCAAGTCATGGATGAAATGAAATTGCTAGAGATTCTGAAAGTGAAACTTCAACAACTGAAGGAGGATATAAAAGCCAAAATGGAGAGATTACTACAAAATGTTGACAACAGGTCAAGGCTGCAAACAGTGTTGAAAGAAAAACTTCCAACCCAAGATGAACTGAAAGAAAGCATTCGCTGTTTCACTGAAATgttagagagagaaaaggaaggtGTGAGAAGTATCCTTTCAGACATGGTCACCAAGAGAGAATgcacagaaaatgaatggaagCAGCAGTTTGAACTGGACAAACGAGAGCTTGATGAAGTGAAAGAAGATCTGAGACACGACAGAGAAGATctggagagagaaagtgaggagCTGAATAGAGAGAAAATGGATTTGAAGGTGTTGATGTCTGACATCAAGAAACAATTTGAAATAttggaagaaaagaaacaaaatataaaagaagaacGAGACTCAATGGAAATCATAAAGCTTGAACTGCTCAATAAGATGGAACATGTAAACAGGCTGTTACATGagacaaatgaagaaaaagccAAGATT AAAATTGTATCCTTCAGGttcaaatggaaaaagaaagacttGAAGACATTTTAA